The Candidatus Margulisiibacteriota bacterium genome segment AAGCATTACAAAATTTTGAATCCGGAGTGAAAGCATACAAGACTGAAAAGGAAATTGAAACCGAACTAATAGCGTTATTTGCTAAAAAAGAAGATACTAGAAAGACATTAAACTATTTTGCTCATTTAGAAAAAGAAGGGCCTTTAAAAGGGCTACTGGTACCGAATCAAGACGTTTTCCCTCTACTTTATAGAGAAATGAAAGACAGCACGGCAGGAAGATGGAGAAATAAGAACTCCGGGTACTCAATTGATGATAACAGTTCAAAAAGCAGCACAAGAATATTCCACCAAAATCTAGCGAACGCACTTATTACCCTGGGTTACGGACAAGATCCTTCAGGAAATGCGAATACTGTGATCTCTGACAAAAACCCATATGGAATAAAGCTTGCCCTCAGGAAGTTTCAGCAGTCCAGAGAACTACCAGCTTCAGGCCTTTTCGACTTTGATACATGGAGAGCAATGATCAACGCCCTGGCAAAACAAATTCAACGAAATAAAATATCTAAAGTCTAACCCCAGCAGACAACAACGCCCCAGACAACCCTTGCTTACCAACGTCCGGAGCAATATGACTATCCTTTCATTTTAATTATATGTATAATATAAACAACAGCATATTAACTTTTACAAATAAACATATAGGACGGTGTTATTTGAAAGGCAATCATTGCCCCATTTCAGGGGTACCAGTTGATAGTAATTGTATTAGGCTAACAGCTCTTTTAATTTTTGCATGTACTTTACTGTACATAGTAACATTATATCCCGCAATAATTTTGTTTATTCTTATTGATTTCTTTATAAGAGCAGCAAAAATAGGCACAAGCCCGTTAGCAAGTATTAGTAAATTTATTTTATCATTATTTAAAATAGCCAGACAAAATGTCGACGCGGCACCAAAACTATTTGCTTCAAGAATAGGCTTGCTTTGTTGTATCATTATTCTTCTAAGTCACTTAATAAACAGCCATACTATCATATACATATTCTCGTTCACCCTTCTTATCTGTGCTTTTTTAGAATCATTTTTTAACTATTGCGTAGGCTGCAAAATATATTCCTTAATTAATTACCTGAAAGGTTACTTAGCGGGCTAATCAACTAATACCTATTGGTATGTTAATATTAGCTTCATCAATCTTAATCTCATATATTTAATCAATACCTTGTCAATGCGCATATCAACAACTGTTCTTACATTATATGTATAACGAGTGTACCTGCATATTTGTATGCTCCTGGTTAATCTACGATTGCCCTGTAAATCCCCTAAAGTTCAATATCCCTAGTCATATTTTAAATGATATAATACTATATTCACTAGATCATTTGTTACCCTCGGAGATAATTATGGAAAAAATCACATTAATTGCAACTGCAACCATGGGGCTGGAAAGTATTGTAGCCAGAGAGCTAAAATATCTGGGATACGGGAAAACGACTACTTCTGACGGCAAGGTAGAGCTGGAAGGAACGCTACAGGACATATGCACTCTAAACCTACGGCTAAGATGTGCAGAAAGAATCCTGATTAAGATTGGCGAGTTTGAAGCGACTACTTTCGATCAGCTATTTGATAGAACACAGGAACTTAACTGGAGTAAATTCATCCCAAGGAACGGGCAATTTCCAATTTCCAGAGTTACTTCAGTAAAATCGACGCTCTTTAGCAAGTCAGATTGCCAAAGTATTGTAAAAAAAGCTATTGTAAAAAATTTACAAAAATCCTATAACCTCGATCGTTTACCGGAAAATGGTCCGGCATATTCGATACAGCTGAGAATTCTCCGGGACATTGTTACTATTTCCATTGATACGAGCGGAGAAGGGTTACACAAACGGGGATACAGAACAGATACCAATATCGCACCGATAAAAGAAACGCTTGCAGCAGCACTAGTATTGCTAAGTGACTGGAAAGGAGGAGAAAAACCGCTCTTAGACCCTACCTGCGGCAGCGGTACAATTCTCATCGAAGCCGGAATGATAGCAAAGAATATCGCCCCTGGACTTAAACGAACATTCATATCAGAAAAATGGCCGCTATTACCGGGATCCCTCTGGACCGAAGAACGGGAAAAAGCACTGAAGGCTCAAAAGCTGGAGGCTCCATGCAAAATCTATGGTTCCGATATAAACGATAAAACATGCAGGGTCGCAAGGGAAAACGTCAAGAATGCCGGACTGGAAGAGAACGTTAGCATTCAAAAACTACCACTCACGGAAATTTCACCACCAAGCACCAACGGAACAATAATCTGTAATCCTCCCTATGGAGAACGTATTCAGGAAAAACAGGAAGCGGAATCTCTATCAATTGAAATGGGCAGGATATTTAGAAATACTTTCACTAACTGGTCATATTTTATAATTACACCTGATACCAATTTTGAAAAGCTATTCGGAAAAAAAGCAACAAGAAACAGAAAACTATTTAATGGTGGAATCAAATGCTACTATTATCAGTATTATTAAATTAACCTCAACCCCGATAAAGTCAAACCACAGGTTAATTTATTATGGCATCCTTTTTATCAGGTCCAACACCTTATTCATTATTCATTTCGCTTATCATAATAGTCTAAAATCCTATTAACACGCAACCAATTATATGTCTGCAATAATAACAACGGTACATTTATCATGCTGCCTAAAGCAATTAATCCAACATTCTTAACATTTGGCCCTACAGTAAAAAAAGTACTGGCAAGTAGCAATGAAGGAGCTATCCAGGTAACAGAATGCACTGTAAAATTATATTTAATTTGGTTCCTATATTGTAATAATCCTTCAATATTATTTGATGGCAGTTTGTATTGAGTTCTATTCAGCGTAGAGATTAATATTTTACCAAGTTTTTGTATTTGCATATTTTGTAACGATCTTTCTAACAGACCTGGTGGTGCAATCTGATTTTTGGCTCGGGCTTTTTCCTTAGTAAAAGGCACCTTATTCCACGGGGGCAACACAGGTACGGGATTAATATTGTCCCGTATAACGTTTTTTGGCAATGCCATAAGCTTCTTATTCATTTTTCATCCTCATATATATTTATTATAGTCGCCTGCTAAATATTACCGAAATCTGTCACCAGCTACCTTATATATGAAAAAATAGTTATTAATTTCTATAAATTATCTTGCCCTCAATCAATGTTTCATAAACATTAACTTCGTATAAGACTTTTTTCCGGGGTAAAAAGCGAGGAAGAACCGGATAGATCCAGCCTGACCATTTCGGTATACGCTTGACTTAGGGTACCACCTGTAATAACGTCCCCCCAAAAAGCAACACTCCGGAGTTGCAAAAAAAAAGGGGGGAGAAGTTCAGTGACAGAAATCGATGAGAGCAATAAGGAAACAAACCTGGCATTCTACCGAAAAGAACAGACCATAGAGATTGCAGTCTTTCTTTTCCTGATTATTCCGTCTATGACGCTTTCTTTATTTGCTGCGAGTCAAGGACCTAGCAGTTTTGTATTGACCGCCGTCGCAACTATTTTCCGGGATATGGCACTGGTAGCCCTGATAATATTTTTTGTCTGGCGAAACAGAGAATCGTTAGGAATGCTTGGCTTGGTATCCAGAAATGTATGGACCGAATTTGCAATTGGCGTTGGATTGTTCCTCCCTATGGTTTATTCGGCCGGATTGCTTATTCAAGCGTTAAAAGCTGCCGGATTTACTTCGCCATCTGCTCCGTTACCTGCGCTGCAAGCTACCGGAAGTATTTTCGAAATAATTCTGGGTACTATTCTGGTTGCCATTGTAGCGTTTTCTGAAGAAACTATTTTCCGGGGCTATTTGCTTCTTAGGTTCAACAATATTTTCTCCTCCAAACTTATGTCAGTTTTCCTGTCAGCATTTATTTTTTCATTGGGACATGGCTATGAAGGGACTGCAGGGATGGGGACCGTCGGGTATCTTGGTATTTTATTTGGACTGATCTATCTATGGCGAGGCAGCCTTATCGCCCCAATGGTGATGCACTTTCTGCTGGATTTCATCGGACTTATCCTCTTCCCGTTATTGGGAGGGAAATAGCTGCGATTCTAAAAACTCAATTTATACTTTCCTGTCTTCCAGACCTCTTCGTGAGCCATAACTGATTGCGTAGAACTTCGTAAACTCTGCACCTAATAAAATAATCTGGGATGCGTAATAGATCCACAGCAAAATAACCACGATGGATGCTGCTGCTCCGTAAGTAGAGCTAACGCCACTGCTGCCAAGGTAAAACCCGATAAGGAACTTACCGATAGTAAAGAGTAGCGAAGTAATGAATGCACCAACCCATACGTCCCGCCACTCGATATCAACGACGTCAGGGAGATACTTAAAGATCAAGGCAAAGAAAATCGTAATTATTCCGAGAGAAATAACGAAATTTAAAATAAATAATAACACATCAGCGCCGGGAAACAGTCCGCTGAGGTAACTATTAAAAGCAGAAAGAGCAGCGCTGATTAAGAGTGACACCAGGAGCAGAAATCCCAGGCTTAGGACCAGACCGAAGGAAAGCACACGCTTTTTAATCGTTCCCCATATTCCTCCGCCTGATTCTTCTGGTCTAATCCCCCAAACAATGTTGAGCGCACTTTGCAGTTGCAGGAAAACTGCGGAAGCACCAAGGAGCAACGTAGCAAAGCCAATAATCGTAGCAAAAATACTGGCTGAAGGCTGTTTTTGTGTATGAATGAGCATATCCTGGATTACACCGGAACCTTGTTTTCCTATGAGGACCGAAATCTGCTGCACGACCTGTCCTTGTACAGCTTCCTTTCCAAAGACCAGACCTGCAATTGCGACAGCAATTAACAATAACGGTGCCAAAGAAAAAAAAGTGTAAAAAGACAATGCAGCTGCAAACATGCTTGAATTGTCCTTACTCCATCCCGAGAAGGTCTCTTTTATGACCGTCCAAAATTTCTTCATGTAACATCACCTCTCTTCTCGATGAGAATAATTCCTTGATATGTATTTTCAACCGATTATTTAGTTTTATTGAGGAAAATTGTCAATCCTGTTATTAACAGATTAATACATCAGAAAGGATATGCCTGACTCTCACCAAAAGAATAAAGTAGTATCCAATCTCAAATTAAACAATAATAGTAATTTTTAAAAAAAAGAAAGGAGTGTCGCGGCTGAGCTCAATATGTTCATAGCTGCATTGGTTATGTAGGGGGCTTTTTTATATCCTCATGATGACAGTTGAAACTTCGGCAGTTACCTCTCTCCTAGGAACGATGACCGGTCTTACTAAAATCCCAACACTATTCGCATTAAGATCATTCATATATAATTGAGCCATGGAAAAAACCTGCGATGTAATAATAATCGGGGCCGGGCCGGCTGGAGCACAGGCTGCCTATAATTTTGCCAAAAATGGCTTTGAAACTATCATCCTCGAAAAACAATCTTTGAACAGGGAAAAAATCTGCGGCGGCGGCATCTTCGTCCAGGAAATAGTCGAATTCGGACCGCTGCCTGACCAGGTTATCGAGCGCTCAATCCGTACATTACGGTTCAACTCGCCACATTATAGCCGGAACGTTCATTTACCGGACAATATGCCGGCAGGAGTAATTGTCAAACGTGGTCTCTACGACTGCTATTTACAGGAACAAGCAGCTAAAGCAGGCGCGCGATTCTGCGAGCTGGCTTCGGTTATCGACATCAATTACAGAAAAAACGCAGTTGAAGTTCAAGTCAGCACAAAGGAAAAAACCTCAACGATCAAGGCCCGCTTATTAATCGATGCCAGTGGCTGGTCGTCCCTGGTTGCCAAGAAGAGTAACAGAGCTATGAACCCAACGGACTATATTGCTGCCTACAAATGCTGGCTCGAAATGCCGCAAGCTTCGATAAACGAACATTATGGCGATTCGATTGAATTCTTTTTTAATTCTGAAATTATACCGGATGGCTATATCTGGATATTTCCCAAAAGAGACATCCTGGATGTCGGCATCGGCTGTCTAGCATCTAATGTGCAGCAGAAAAAAATCAATTTAAAAACCGCACTCAGCACTTTTATTCAAAACCACCCTCTCTTGAAAAAAGCAGCCCTGACTCATAGCCAAGGCGGGTGGATCCCTTGCCGAATACACCCTTCTCTCGTTTATGACAGAACACTACTGGTAGGGGATGCCGGAGGAATTTCCAGCCCTTTACACGGTGGCGGGATCTATTATGCCAGATATTCCGGAAAATGGGCGGCTCATTATGGGTCACAATATCTCCTTACCAACCAAAAAGAGCATTTAGCAGATTACGAAAGCAAAATGATAAGCGAGCTCTACGAGAAAGACTTCAAATGGGACGAAAGAATGCGCCCGTTTTTAGGCGATAACGAACTAGTGGACTTGCTGGTCAATTCAAGGCATAAAAATGTTGACAGATTTTTTGTCGACCTCTTTACCGGAACTGTTCCACATAAAAAGGTCTATAAGTTAATCATCGAAACAATGCAGGAAATTATTGCCACAGAGAATCCAATCATACAGAAAGATGATAAACGAACGTATATCCCGGTTCCCTCGCACTTAACGATTGACGCGTTCCATGGAATTAAGCCTAAACGGATACTATTAGCTATCTCGTACTGCTTAAAAAGCAACCTCTGCCCTGCCGGGAAGTTCAGCGATAAATGCATCCAATGCAAGCTCTGTCCGGTATCTGAGCTGATTGATCTGGCACAGCAGCATAGCCTCACTCATTATATTGTAACGACAAGCGGCAGCTTCATGAATTATTTAGACCATAACCATACAGGCTTCGATAGGTTATTGGCGATTTCCTGCTCTACCGTCGCAAACAAGATAGCGTTATTGGTAAACAGAAAATATCGTTTGGAAGGATACACCATTATTCTAGGCGGCGAAGTCTGCACAACCGAAAAAGACTACAGCCATAGCGAAAATGGCAGCAAACATTCTCAGACATGCTTAGACATGCCTATCATGACAGAGTTATTATCAGATATCGCACATGTAACCGCAAAATAATCTTGATGAGTGAAGCAAACCAATTTCTTAAAACTTGATTTTTGAGGAAAAAGAGAGTATCGTTATCGCAGGTTTTCTCAAAATGAAATATACATCGACCTTTCACGATATTAATTATTCAAAAGCACTTATCGCCGACTTAAAAGCCGAAACGCATAAAGACAGGCACTACCACTTCATGGAATTCTGTGGCGGACATACCCACAGTATTTTTCGATTCGGATTAGAAAGTATTCTTCCTGATCAGATTAAAATGATCCACGGACCAGGCTGTCCGGTTTGCGTTTTGCCTATCGGCAGATTGGACATGGCAATTAAGCTAGCCCAAGAAAAAAACATTATCCTCTGTTCATATGGTGACATGATGAGAGTTCCGGGTTCAAAAAAAACAAGTTTGCTCCATGAAAAAGCCAAGGGCGCAGATGTGAGAATGGTCTACTCGTGCCTGGAAACTATTCAAATCGCACAGGAGAACCCTGAACAAGAGGTTGTTTTCTTTGCAATCGGTTTCGAGACCACAACTCCACCAACAGCAGTAGTGCTCAAACAGGCAGAAAGTCTTGGACTGAAAAACTTCAGTGTTTTTTGCAATCATGTCCTAACCCCGTCAGCTATCCAGAATATCCTTGAATCACGCGATGTGCGTGAACTTGACTCGGTCCCGCTCGACGGATTTGTTGGTCCGGGCCATGTCAGCGCTGTTATCGGAAGCCAGCCATTCGAGTTCTTTGCACAAGAATACCAGAAGCCTGTTGCTATTGCGGGCTTCGAGGCGGGAGACCTGCTTGAAGCGGTCCTAATGCTCGTCAGACAGGTAAATGAAGGCCGACACGAAGTTGAAAATGCATATCCCCGGCTGGTTACCAGAGAAGGGAATATCAAAGCGAAACAACTCGTCGCAGAAACATTCGAACTACGCAAAGTGTTTGAATGGCGCGGATTAGGTCAGGTACCTTATAGCGCATTACGTATCAAGGCACAATTTGAAAATTTCGACGCCGAAACCAAGTTCCAAATGCAACCGATCAGTTCCCCCGATCACAAAGGCTGCGAATGCGGCACTATACTTCGAGGATTGAAACTGCCGACTGAATGCAAACTATTCGGCAAGCTCTGTACACCTGAGTATCCGGTTGGCTCGTGCATGGTTTCCCATGAAGGCGCCTGCGCGGCGTATTTTAGATATGCTACCCATCTAAATAAATGAAAATATTATTTCTTACCCATAGTTTTAATAGTTTAGCCCAACGACTTTTTGTGGAACTCAAAAAACACGGGCACGAAATGTCTATTGAATTCGATATCAACGATTCCGTTTCAGTTAAAGCAACGGAACTGTTCCAACCTGACATTATCGTAGCTCCCTTCCTTAAGCGTGCTATTCCTGAAACTATCTGGAAAAACTATATTTGCCTGGTAGTTCATCCCGGAATCAAGGGAGACCGTGGCCCTTCAGCGCTTGACTGGGCAATAATGAACAGTGAAAGCGAATGGGGAATTACAGTCCTCCAGGCAAACGCCGAAATGGACGGCGGAGATATTTGGGCCACACGCACGTTCCCGCTGCGTAAAGCCTCAAAAAGCAGTATCTACCGGAATGAAGTAACCGAAGCAGCCGTAACAGCCATTTTGGAGTCACTTGAAAAATTCGAACAAGGAGATTTCGTCCCTGCCCCGCTCGACTATAATAAGAATGAAATACGCGGGCAGTTTCATCCGTTGATGAAACAATCCGATCGCGCAATTGATTGGAAAAACGATACAGCCCAGCGTATTGTACAGAAAATCCGTTCCGGAGATGGCGTGCCGGGCACGCTTGGCACGATTGCAGGTCTGGTTTGTTACTTATATAATGCCTGTGAAGACCTGACTATGCAAGGGACTCCAGGCAAAATCATTGCTCACCGTAATGGGGCAATCTGCGTCGCTGCCATTAACGGCGGTGTCTGGATAACCCATATGCGAATTGATTCGGGTGAACGAGGATTCAAGCTTCCGGCGACAATGGTCCTTGGTGATCGGCTACAAGGAATTCCGGAGTTTCCTGAACCAACCGAGTACGGCGTGAGCATCGACAGTTTCCAGGGGATCTCGTACCAGGAAACCGATGGCGTTGGATATCTGGCATTTAACTTTTATAATGGGGCGATGAATACACACCAATGCCAACAATTATTACAAGCCTACCGCATCATAAAAAAAAGGAATATTAGAGTAATCGTGTTAATGGGCGGGATAGATTTCTGGTCGAACGGTATTCATCTTAATTGTATTGAAGCTGCACCATGTCCGGCGGACGAATCACTAAACAACATTGAAGCAATTAACGATATTGTAAGGGAAATCATTCTTACAGAGGACCAGATTACTATCTCGGCGCTACGGGGAAATGCCGGTGCAGGCGGCGTATTCATGGCCCTCGCCTGTGATCATGTATGGGCCCGGGAAGGAATTATCCTTAACCCCCATTACAAGAATATCGGCAATTTATTTGGTTCCGAATATTGGACATACCTGCTTCCCAAACGAGTTGGTCTAGACAAAGCCGGAGAGATTATGTCGAACAGACTCCCGATTGGCACACAAGAAGCAATTGACGCAGGGCTAATAGATGTGACGTTAAGTACCACACAGGAAACATTCCGGGAAGAAATAACAGCACAGGCAAAATCACTGGCTACCGGTCCTGCCTGGGAGGAAAAACTAAAAATAAAACTTGCCCGCCGGGCTGCAGATGAAACAAATAAACCCTTGGAGCGCTACAGAAAAGAAGAACTGGCCCGCATGAAGCTCAACTTTTACGGATTTGATCCGAGCTATCATGTAGCGCGCTACAACTTTGTCCATAAAATACCGAAATCCCGTACCCCCTTGCATCTGGCAATCCATCGAGACAGATAATAAAAAAACTGTTATTATAGCCAGATTAATTATAGAAAAAGCAACTAAGAGAAAGGTTACGAATTATATGTCTGAAATTAGTGAAAAGGATTGGATAATCTATTGCGATGGCAATAATATGCAATTGAAAAGTTTTGCCGGGCTGCACAAGAATAGCTACAACATAATATTATGTCCGTCCGGGAAAGAGGCGATAGAACAATTCAGGGTAAATATAGGCAAAATCAAGACAGTCCTTTTGGATATTAATCTGCCCGACATGTCAGGTCTCGACGTTTTTGATGAGATAAAAAGAATGAGTTACGATATCCCGGTTATTCTGACAACTGCTGACCAGTCAGAAGCCAATGAACTAAGCGTATGGAGAAAATACCGGCCATTTAGCTATATCCTAAAAAACACATCTGCAGCACCTGAGTTTATTAAGGCCACGCTTTCAACCGCAATTGACGGATATAACCAACGATTAGCAGTAGAGAGGTTCAGAGAATCCGAAACCATTAGCACCGTGACCCAAAAACTACATAAACAGCATGAAAAACAAATTAAAGAACTCCAGAAAGCTGCGCTATAATTTCCATCATAGTAAGAAGCATGGCTTTTCGGTTCTAAGGTACAAGAAAAAGATCTATTCATAGAAAAAAAAATGTACAAAGAAATCCAAGCAAAAACCGCTCTTCACAAACTAAACAGCGACTACCTACCCTTTAATTGGGACCTCAACATCTACCGGGGCTGCGGACATCGCTGCCAATACTGTTTCGCGTTATATTCACACAAGTACCTGGAATCTACAGACTATTTCGGTGATATACACGTAAAAACAGATATCGCCCAAGTACTCGAACAGAAAATTTGTAAGAAGAGCTGGAAAAAGGATATTATCAATCTCGGAGGAGTAACCGATTCCTATCAACCGGCAGAAACACAATACAGACTAATGCCCGATATCTGGAAGCTGCTCATCAAATACAGGACCCCCGCTATAATCTCAACCAAATCAGCCTTGATCATGCGCGACATTGACCTCATAGCTGAATTATCACAGATTACCCCGGTAAGCATTGCCGCGACGATCATAACCACCGATGAAAACCTCCAAAAGCTGGTGGAACCCGGAGCTAGCAGCATCAACGATAGATTCGAAATGCTAAAAAAAATGAAAGAAAAAACTAATGTCAGCATCGGCATTCACATGATGCCGATATTGCCAATATTAACTGATAGCATGGAGAATCTTGAAGAAATATTTAAAAAAGCAAAAAGCATAAGCGTCGACTATATTATTACCAGTTCTTTAAATCTGTATACTGAAACCAGAAAAAACTATTTCGGGTTTTTATCACGGCAATTCCCTGACATCCTCCCTGCCTATCAAGATATTTTCTCAAAAAAACAAAATTTTTCTGTTTACAAAAAAGAGCTCTACGAAAAACTAAAGAAACTAAGAAATAAATATCAAATACCCAGCCATTCAAAGATCTTCGACAGGAAATTCGAAAGGGAAACCCATCAGCTTTCGCTTTTTTGAAATAGTGGATTGCTCACAGTTGATCGAGAACGCACGCCGATGCATTATTGACGTTAACTATTATTTGAACTATACTTTGTGGTACGTAAACTTATCACAAGAAACAAATCTCGGTCAATAAAAGCAAATATTTCTCAGGCGCATTATAAAATATATAGTTTATAAAAAAGGATATTACCATGCAAAACAACAATAAGTGTCAGTCTCTCTCACTTGAAAGCCAGCTCAAAGAACATTTCGGGTTCAACAGTTTCAGGCCATACCAGAAAGAGGTTGTTTCACTGATAATGGAGGGAAAGGATTTAGTTGCCATATTGCCTACCGGGTCCGGTAAATCGCTGTGTTACCAGCTGCCAGCAGTTTTAATGCCCGGCACTGCTATCGTAGTATCTCCATTGATAGCCCTGATGCAAGACCAGGTGAAAGGCCTTGAAAAAAACAACATTAAGGTCGCCTATATTAACAGCAGTTTGAGCAACCGGGAGATCAACGGGATACTGGCAAATCTAAAAGAGTACAAGCTGCTCTACATAGCGCCGGAACGTTTCTCTTCCCAGTATTTTGATGAGATTATCAGTAACGCGGCAATTTCGTTTATCGTTGTTGACGAGGCGCACTGTATATCACAATGGGGCCATTCTTTCAGACCGGAATATCGAAATCTCTCAATATTAAAAGAAAAATTCCCGGCAAAGCCCATTGTTGCTTTCACTGCCACCGCTACACTCCATGTAGAGGCTGACATTATCGAACAGCTCAGACTTAATCACCCGGCACTCGTAAAGGGAAGCTTTGATCGCCCTAATCTCACATTGAGAATTAATGAACGTCTCGATAAAACTTCACAGCTGCTGGAGTTTTTGAATGCCCATAAGGATGATTCCGGAATAATCTATACAGCAACCAGGCAAAAAGCCGAAGACGTCTGTGCATTGCTGCTCAGCAAAGGCTATCTTGCCGAAAAATACCATGCGGGAATGAATAATGAAGACCGTTACAACGCCCAGAACAGGTTCATTAAGGATGAATCACGGATTATCGTAGCAACCGTTGCTTTTGGCATGGGTATTGATAAGCCTGATGTACGTTTCGTGCTGCATCTGGAAATGCCTAAAAATATCGAACAGTATTACCAGGAAATCGGCAGGGCTGGGCGTGACGGACTACCCGCTGAATGCCTTATGCTCTATTCTTCTGCTGACGTGGTTATCTACAAAAAATTCATGATGGATAACCTTGACCCTCAGGTCAAACTGCAATTACAAAGAAAACTCGATCAGATTTTTGCTATGTGCATGTCGCTTAATTGCCATC includes the following:
- a CDS encoding class I SAM-dependent RNA methyltransferase translates to MEKITLIATATMGLESIVARELKYLGYGKTTTSDGKVELEGTLQDICTLNLRLRCAERILIKIGEFEATTFDQLFDRTQELNWSKFIPRNGQFPISRVTSVKSTLFSKSDCQSIVKKAIVKNLQKSYNLDRLPENGPAYSIQLRILRDIVTISIDTSGEGLHKRGYRTDTNIAPIKETLAAALVLLSDWKGGEKPLLDPTCGSGTILIEAGMIAKNIAPGLKRTFISEKWPLLPGSLWTEEREKALKAQKLEAPCKIYGSDINDKTCRVARENVKNAGLEENVSIQKLPLTEISPPSTNGTIICNPPYGERIQEKQEAESLSIEMGRIFRNTFTNWSYFIITPDTNFEKLFGKKATRNRKLFNGGIKCYYYQYY
- a CDS encoding ribonuclease BN, which produces MKKFWTVIKETFSGWSKDNSSMFAAALSFYTFFSLAPLLLIAVAIAGLVFGKEAVQGQVVQQISVLIGKQGSGVIQDMLIHTQKQPSASIFATIIGFATLLLGASAVFLQLQSALNIVWGIRPEESGGGIWGTIKKRVLSFGLVLSLGFLLLVSLLISAALSAFNSYLSGLFPGADVLLFILNFVISLGIITIFFALIFKYLPDVVDIEWRDVWVGAFITSLLFTIGKFLIGFYLGSSGVSSTYGAAASIVVILLWIYYASQIILLGAEFTKFYAISYGSRRGLEDRKV
- a CDS encoding hydrogenase formation protein HypD: MKYTSTFHDINYSKALIADLKAETHKDRHYHFMEFCGGHTHSIFRFGLESILPDQIKMIHGPGCPVCVLPIGRLDMAIKLAQEKNIILCSYGDMMRVPGSKKTSLLHEKAKGADVRMVYSCLETIQIAQENPEQEVVFFAIGFETTTPPTAVVLKQAESLGLKNFSVFCNHVLTPSAIQNILESRDVRELDSVPLDGFVGPGHVSAVIGSQPFEFFAQEYQKPVAIAGFEAGDLLEAVLMLVRQVNEGRHEVENAYPRLVTREGNIKAKQLVAETFELRKVFEWRGLGQVPYSALRIKAQFENFDAETKFQMQPISSPDHKGCECGTILRGLKLPTECKLFGKLCTPEYPVGSCMVSHEGACAAYFRYATHLNK
- a CDS encoding hydrogenase maturation protein translates to MKILFLTHSFNSLAQRLFVELKKHGHEMSIEFDINDSVSVKATELFQPDIIVAPFLKRAIPETIWKNYICLVVHPGIKGDRGPSALDWAIMNSESEWGITVLQANAEMDGGDIWATRTFPLRKASKSSIYRNEVTEAAVTAILESLEKFEQGDFVPAPLDYNKNEIRGQFHPLMKQSDRAIDWKNDTAQRIVQKIRSGDGVPGTLGTIAGLVCYLYNACEDLTMQGTPGKIIAHRNGAICVAAINGGVWITHMRIDSGERGFKLPATMVLGDRLQGIPEFPEPTEYGVSIDSFQGISYQETDGVGYLAFNFYNGAMNTHQCQQLLQAYRIIKKRNIRVIVLMGGIDFWSNGIHLNCIEAAPCPADESLNNIEAINDIVREIILTEDQITISALRGNAGAGGVFMALACDHVWAREGIILNPHYKNIGNLFGSEYWTYLLPKRVGLDKAGEIMSNRLPIGTQEAIDAGLIDVTLSTTQETFREEITAQAKSLATGPAWEEKLKIKLARRAADETNKPLERYRKEELARMKLNFYGFDPSYHVARYNFVHKIPKSRTPLHLAIHRDR
- a CDS encoding radical SAM protein, which translates into the protein MYKEIQAKTALHKLNSDYLPFNWDLNIYRGCGHRCQYCFALYSHKYLESTDYFGDIHVKTDIAQVLEQKICKKSWKKDIINLGGVTDSYQPAETQYRLMPDIWKLLIKYRTPAIISTKSALIMRDIDLIAELSQITPVSIAATIITTDENLQKLVEPGASSINDRFEMLKKMKEKTNVSIGIHMMPILPILTDSMENLEEIFKKAKSISVDYIITSSLNLYTETRKNYFGFLSRQFPDILPAYQDIFSKKQNFSVYKKELYEKLKKLRNKYQIPSHSKIFDRKFERETHQLSLF
- the recQ gene encoding DNA helicase RecQ; its protein translation is MQNNNKCQSLSLESQLKEHFGFNSFRPYQKEVVSLIMEGKDLVAILPTGSGKSLCYQLPAVLMPGTAIVVSPLIALMQDQVKGLEKNNIKVAYINSSLSNREINGILANLKEYKLLYIAPERFSSQYFDEIISNAAISFIVVDEAHCISQWGHSFRPEYRNLSILKEKFPAKPIVAFTATATLHVEADIIEQLRLNHPALVKGSFDRPNLTLRINERLDKTSQLLEFLNAHKDDSGIIYTATRQKAEDVCALLLSKGYLAEKYHAGMNNEDRYNAQNRFIKDESRIIVATVAFGMGIDKPDVRFVLHLEMPKNIEQYYQEIGRAGRDGLPAECLMLYSSADVVIYKKFMMDNLDPQVKLQLQRKLDQIFAMCMSLNCHRKDILSYFGSEYLEDNCGNCGNCLNEVEKIDGTLIAQKILSCVARLRQQYGINYVIEVLSGSKKKEIFERGHEELSVYNLMPEFNKNQLRHYIHSLINMGYLVVEGEYPVLRLTPGSKEVLAGARTVYFKHIVARKEKKKAKVYGAACDPVLFDSLRAVRLNYARKEHVPPFCIFGDKTLIEMCTFFPQNIDEMLSINGVGSVKADKYATGFIEVIQEYCSTNNIAKNHTSPAFTPARVKEKPELSRKTEEIAAYLDSGHTVPQVCEKFGLKEPTILEHLYKHVLLGNKIKTEALNSFLTLSEQETKNAFAAYTKFGTERLKPAFDYLEQKVSYDDLKIVRICFVNNLLK